In Luteitalea sp. TBR-22, one genomic interval encodes:
- a CDS encoding cyclic nucleotide-binding domain-containing protein yields MTHADIVTALGSSALFADLPPETLASVAARATVRRFEPGDVIVCQGAPSDAVYLLVNGIVAVKRVIGRHEALTLGYLMTGATFGEVGILEDRPRSANVEAVSTVDALAFHRADFLELLLAWPAAAIALARLLGGYLVDANRRLTREGRQARCVLVCHAPDEGGAMALALALARRLRLATGTRTAYTAFNDRTGMAAALQLPATEGNHAHPDGFEVLAATPDTTSLQTASLAIEQLVSIYDNLVITNAMDLARPPDPQAVLLLDEATDVLLLVPRDADAMRAARAAAGTLRRYLRPDATVLTVVSGGAASGETLADGNDVEIPSVDDEAALGEWLRSGGDVPAALHDAVDRISNRLERNNRIALFIPTTVDVDARADTTAHVQRALDFLAKRFGGATSREATGVWNSHVAGLVAEQVFIVNTFVSRAALHRHLDEVVAFVKVLKGELRQEAMALEVNDTLTLI; encoded by the coding sequence ATGACACACGCAGACATCGTGACGGCACTCGGCTCGTCGGCGTTGTTCGCCGACCTGCCGCCGGAGACGCTGGCCTCGGTGGCCGCTCGGGCGACGGTCCGGCGGTTCGAACCGGGCGACGTCATCGTCTGCCAGGGCGCCCCGTCGGATGCGGTCTACCTGCTCGTCAACGGGATCGTCGCCGTCAAGCGGGTGATCGGGCGACACGAGGCACTCACGCTCGGCTACCTGATGACCGGGGCGACGTTCGGCGAAGTCGGCATCCTCGAGGATCGGCCGCGGTCGGCCAACGTCGAGGCCGTGAGCACCGTCGACGCCCTGGCCTTCCATCGCGCCGATTTCCTCGAGTTGCTCCTGGCCTGGCCGGCGGCGGCGATTGCGCTCGCCCGATTGCTGGGTGGGTATCTGGTGGATGCCAACAGGCGCCTCACGCGCGAAGGCCGGCAGGCCCGGTGCGTGCTGGTGTGCCATGCGCCCGACGAGGGCGGCGCCATGGCGCTGGCCCTGGCGCTGGCGCGTCGGCTGCGCCTGGCCACCGGCACGCGCACCGCGTACACGGCGTTCAACGACCGCACGGGCATGGCCGCGGCACTGCAGCTCCCGGCTACGGAGGGAAACCACGCGCATCCGGACGGCTTCGAGGTGCTCGCGGCGACGCCCGACACCACTTCGCTCCAGACCGCGTCGTTGGCGATCGAGCAGCTCGTCTCGATCTACGACAACCTGGTCATCACCAACGCAATGGACCTGGCTCGTCCGCCCGATCCGCAGGCGGTGCTCCTGCTGGACGAGGCGACCGATGTGCTCCTGCTGGTCCCGCGCGACGCCGACGCGATGCGGGCCGCGCGCGCCGCGGCGGGCACGCTCCGTCGGTACCTGCGACCTGACGCCACGGTCCTCACCGTGGTCAGCGGTGGGGCCGCGTCTGGCGAGACGCTGGCCGACGGCAATGACGTGGAGATCCCCAGCGTGGACGACGAGGCCGCCCTCGGCGAGTGGCTGCGGAGCGGCGGCGACGTCCCCGCAGCCTTGCACGACGCGGTCGATCGCATCTCCAACCGGCTCGAGCGCAACAACCGCATCGCCCTGTTCATTCCGACCACCGTCGACGTCGATGCGCGGGCCGACACCACGGCCCACGTGCAGCGAGCGCTCGACTTCCTCGCCAAGCGATTCGGCGGCGCCACCAGCCGCGAAGCCACCGGCGTCTGGAACAGTCACGTAGCTGGCCTCGTGGCCGAGCAGGTCTTCATCGTCAACACGTTCGTGAGCCGGGCGGCGCTGCACCGGCACCTCGACGAGGTGGTGGCGTTCGTGAAGGTCCTGAAGGGCGAGCTCCGGCAGGAAGCCATGGCGCTCGAGGTCAACGACACGCTGACCCTGATCTGA
- the queC gene encoding 7-cyano-7-deazaguanine synthase QueC — protein MDAAPAILLLSGGLDSYTAGAIAKAEGFRLFALTVRYGQTHVQEIEASRRAARALGVERHVELDLDLRDIARSALTGAGAVPLDRDVATAHDIPSTYVPARNTIFLSLALAWAETVGASDIVIGVNALDYSGYPDCRPEYVAAYEVMARLATAAGVGGRPLRIHAPLQHLTKADIIRRGLALGLDYGLTHSCYAPTPDGRPCGRCDSCQLRARGFADAGVPDPALRPAAPDSRFPSPDSRLPTPDSRLPTADCRSVMPPTTTFAVTDAEIASAYPVMRQLRPHLDEAAFVERVRAAERLGLRLVLHADRGRVVAVAGFRLLEQLKNGLVLYVDDLVTDEGERSKGHGDALLHWLVAYAREQGCVAFELDSGVQRHGAHRFYLRHRMRISAYHFVIDL, from the coding sequence GTGGACGCCGCACCTGCCATCCTCCTCCTCAGCGGGGGACTCGACTCGTACACGGCCGGCGCGATTGCGAAGGCCGAAGGCTTCCGGCTGTTCGCCCTGACGGTGCGCTACGGCCAGACCCACGTCCAGGAGATCGAGGCGTCGCGGCGCGCCGCCCGCGCGCTCGGCGTGGAGCGTCACGTCGAGCTCGACCTGGACCTGCGCGACATCGCCCGGTCGGCACTGACCGGCGCCGGCGCCGTGCCGCTCGATCGCGACGTCGCGACCGCGCACGACATCCCGAGCACCTACGTGCCGGCCCGCAACACGATCTTCCTGTCGCTGGCGCTCGCCTGGGCGGAGACCGTCGGCGCCTCCGACATCGTCATCGGCGTCAACGCGCTCGACTACTCGGGCTACCCGGATTGCCGGCCCGAGTACGTCGCCGCCTACGAGGTGATGGCGCGGCTGGCGACGGCGGCTGGCGTGGGCGGGCGGCCGCTGCGCATCCACGCGCCGCTGCAGCACCTCACCAAGGCCGACATCATCCGCCGCGGCCTGGCGCTCGGGCTCGATTACGGCCTCACGCACTCGTGCTACGCCCCGACACCGGATGGTCGGCCGTGCGGGCGTTGCGACAGCTGTCAGTTACGCGCGCGCGGTTTCGCCGACGCCGGCGTCCCCGATCCGGCCCTCCGCCCCGCCGCGCCCGACTCCCGATTCCCGTCTCCCGACTCCCGTCTCCCGACTCCAGACTCCCGACTCCCGACTGCCGACTGCCGTTCAGTGATGCCCCCGACGACCACCTTCGCCGTGACCGACGCCGAGATCGCCTCGGCTTACCCCGTGATGCGACAGCTGCGCCCGCACCTCGACGAGGCCGCGTTCGTCGAGCGGGTGCGCGCCGCGGAGCGCCTCGGCCTGCGGCTCGTGCTGCACGCCGACCGGGGCCGCGTCGTCGCCGTCGCCGGATTCCGGCTGCTGGAGCAGTTGAAGAACGGGCTCGTGCTCTACGTCGACGATCTGGTCACCGACGAGGGCGAGCGATCGAAGGGGCACGGCGACGCCCTGCTGCACTGGCTGGTGGCCTACGCGCGCGAGCAGGGTTGCGTGGCCTTCGAGCTCGACTCCGGCGTGCAGCGCCACGGGGCCCATCGCTTCTACCTGCGCCACCGGATGCGCATCAGCGCGTACCATTTCGTCATCGACCTGTAA
- a CDS encoding sulfatase, translated as MRVALLACVIALIATAPRPAAQGRAERPNVIVILADDMGYGDLGSYGNPTIRTPHLDRLAAEGQRWTSFYAGGPVCSPSRAALLTGRLPVRSGVYGRENPTTGANSGPGVFGPSLPTGLPSSEVTIAEMLKARGYATALIGKWHLGDRPEMLPSTQGFDLHFGLPYSNDMDPAPGLRVTRDMMLEPRSEYWAGRLLRNGEVVERPIQQETLTERLTDEAIRFVDANRRRPFFMLLAHPMPHVPLFRSKAFAGRSAAGVYGDVIEELDANVGRLIAALRRDGLDRRTLVVFTSDNGPWRVYDQQGGSAGPLRDGKASTWEGGYRVPGIFWAPGRVAPGTIRQIGAHLDLLPTIAALTGATRPTDRPLDGVDLLPTLQRGEPSARTTFGFWRNDELMAFRSGPWKAHWVTRGAYGRGEARVEHDPPKLYHLDIDPGEQFDVAASHADVVARLTAEMQQYRASIDMPPPLLPVR; from the coding sequence TTGCGCGTTGCCCTGCTGGCCTGCGTCATCGCCCTGATTGCCACCGCACCCCGGCCCGCGGCCCAGGGGCGGGCCGAACGCCCCAACGTCATCGTCATCCTCGCCGACGACATGGGGTACGGCGATCTCGGGTCGTACGGGAATCCCACCATCCGCACGCCCCACCTCGATCGACTCGCGGCGGAGGGCCAGCGGTGGACGAGCTTCTACGCGGGAGGCCCCGTATGTTCCCCGAGCCGCGCCGCACTGCTCACGGGCCGCCTGCCTGTCCGCAGCGGTGTCTACGGCCGCGAGAACCCGACGACCGGCGCCAACAGCGGCCCCGGGGTGTTCGGCCCTTCGCTCCCGACGGGGTTGCCCTCGTCCGAAGTGACCATCGCGGAGATGCTGAAGGCACGCGGGTACGCCACCGCGCTGATCGGCAAGTGGCATCTCGGCGATCGTCCCGAGATGCTCCCGTCGACCCAGGGATTCGACCTGCACTTCGGGTTGCCCTACTCCAACGACATGGACCCGGCCCCTGGCCTGCGGGTGACGCGCGACATGATGCTCGAGCCGCGCTCCGAGTACTGGGCCGGACGGCTGCTGCGCAACGGCGAGGTCGTCGAGCGCCCGATCCAGCAGGAGACGCTCACCGAACGCCTCACCGACGAGGCGATCCGCTTCGTGGACGCCAACCGGCGTCGGCCGTTCTTCATGCTCCTGGCCCACCCGATGCCGCACGTGCCGCTGTTCCGATCGAAGGCCTTCGCGGGTCGTAGCGCGGCGGGCGTGTACGGCGACGTGATCGAGGAGCTGGACGCCAACGTCGGTCGCCTGATCGCGGCGCTGCGCCGTGATGGGCTCGACAGGCGCACCCTGGTCGTCTTCACCAGCGACAACGGCCCGTGGCGGGTGTACGACCAGCAGGGCGGATCGGCAGGTCCCCTGCGCGACGGGAAGGCGAGTACGTGGGAGGGCGGCTATCGCGTGCCCGGTATCTTCTGGGCTCCCGGGCGCGTGGCGCCGGGCACGATCCGGCAGATCGGCGCGCACCTCGACCTGCTGCCGACCATCGCCGCCCTCACCGGCGCCACCCGCCCGACCGATCGGCCCCTCGATGGCGTCGACCTCCTGCCGACCCTGCAGCGTGGCGAGCCGAGCGCGCGGACGACCTTCGGTTTCTGGCGCAACGACGAACTCATGGCCTTCCGCAGTGGCCCCTGGAAGGCGCACTGGGTGACGCGCGGGGCGTATGGTCGGGGCGAGGCGAGGGTGGAGCACGATCCGCCGAAGCTCTATCACCTGGACATCGACCCCGGTGAGCAGTTCGACGTGGCCGCCAGCCACGCAGACGTCGTGGCGAGACTGACCGCGGAGATGCAGCAGTATCGCGCCTCGATCGACATGCCGCCGCCGCTGCTGCCCGTCAGGTAG
- a CDS encoding radical SAM protein — protein MSAPALTITEIYPSIQGESTFAGQPCTFVRLTACDLRCRWCDTVYAFTEGRKQSVEDVLAEVRAIGLPLVELTGGEPLLQKQAIPLMQALIDEGYTVLLETGGHVPIGDVPAGVHRIVDVKCPGSGEAERMHWPNLDMLTQRDEVKFVIADRLDFDYARDVVTTYDLAARCRAVHLSPAWGLVPPADLAAWILESRLPVRLQLQQHKYVWEPSARRV, from the coding sequence ATGTCTGCCCCGGCCCTGACGATCACCGAGATCTACCCGTCCATCCAGGGCGAGTCGACGTTTGCCGGGCAACCCTGCACCTTCGTCCGGCTGACGGCCTGCGACCTGCGCTGCCGCTGGTGCGACACCGTCTATGCCTTCACCGAAGGCCGCAAGCAGTCGGTGGAGGACGTCCTTGCCGAGGTGCGGGCGATCGGCCTGCCGCTCGTCGAGCTGACCGGCGGTGAGCCGCTGCTGCAGAAGCAGGCGATCCCGTTGATGCAGGCGCTGATCGACGAGGGCTACACCGTGCTCCTCGAGACCGGCGGGCACGTGCCCATCGGTGACGTCCCGGCCGGCGTGCACCGCATCGTCGACGTGAAGTGCCCGGGCAGCGGCGAGGCCGAGCGCATGCACTGGCCCAACCTCGACATGCTGACGCAGCGCGACGAGGTGAAGTTCGTCATCGCCGACCGGCTCGACTTCGACTACGCCAGGGACGTCGTCACCACCTACGACCTCGCGGCCCGGTGCCGCGCCGTGCACCTCTCGCCGGCCTGGGGGCTCGTGCCGCCGGCCGATCTCGCGGCCTGGATTCTGGAGAGCCGCCTGCCCGTCCGGCTGCAACTGCAGCAGCACAAGTACGTGTGGGAGCCCTCCGCACGCCGAGTCTGA
- a CDS encoding DUF72 domain-containing protein → MAEHVPLIQIGTSGWHYPRGRGAWTGIVYPPPKARGGADELEWYAQRFRTVEVNASFYRDLDTSMTRRWVERTPPGFEFAVKLHQQFTHPRMHAPSARDKDVVPKPAPAALDAALDALTPLLDAGRLGPVLAQFPASFQATEQAMAYLAWLTEALRDVPLAVELRHRSWSDARPETLALLDAAGAAWVLIDEPKFRTSVYQSPEVFVEELRQRPWAYARLHGRNAAQWWDHDASEDRYNYLYSKDELEPFVDVAAAAAALGKKLYLYTNNHFAGNAVANAAQLRARVGDPVEAPFPRTFVERFPHLADVIRTEGLF, encoded by the coding sequence ATGGCCGAGCACGTCCCGTTGATCCAGATCGGCACCTCCGGGTGGCACTACCCGCGCGGCCGCGGTGCGTGGACGGGGATCGTGTACCCGCCGCCGAAGGCCCGGGGCGGCGCCGATGAACTCGAGTGGTACGCGCAGCGGTTCCGCACGGTGGAGGTCAATGCCTCGTTCTATCGCGACCTCGACACATCGATGACGCGCCGCTGGGTGGAGCGGACGCCGCCGGGCTTCGAGTTCGCCGTCAAGCTCCATCAGCAGTTCACCCATCCGCGCATGCACGCGCCCTCGGCGCGCGACAAGGACGTCGTGCCGAAGCCGGCGCCGGCGGCGCTCGACGCGGCGCTCGACGCGCTCACCCCGCTGCTCGACGCCGGGCGTCTCGGCCCGGTGCTGGCGCAGTTTCCTGCGAGCTTCCAGGCGACGGAGCAGGCGATGGCCTACCTGGCGTGGCTGACCGAGGCGCTGCGCGATGTCCCCCTTGCCGTCGAGTTGCGGCATCGATCGTGGAGCGACGCGCGACCCGAGACGCTCGCCCTGCTCGACGCGGCCGGCGCGGCGTGGGTGCTGATCGACGAGCCGAAGTTCCGGACCTCGGTGTACCAGTCGCCAGAGGTGTTCGTCGAGGAGTTGCGACAGCGTCCGTGGGCCTACGCGCGCCTGCACGGGCGCAACGCAGCGCAATGGTGGGACCACGACGCGTCCGAGGACCGCTACAACTACCTGTACTCGAAGGACGAACTCGAGCCGTTCGTCGACGTCGCCGCCGCGGCCGCGGCGCTGGGTAAGAAGCTGTACCTCTACACGAACAACCACTTCGCCGGTAACGCCGTGGCCAACGCCGCACAACTGCGGGCGCGGGT
- a CDS encoding class I SAM-dependent methyltransferase: MTRARVRSLGSAMVAFLAAGVLLAGQAGTPHPVSGRIIAGVMGHEGAPWLDRPEREAEERPSLAIKALQLRPGMVVADFGAGSGYYTERLARAVGPTGKVLAVDLQPEMLEMVGRRAKKAGLTNIELVRSTPEDPRLPAGGVDLILMVDVYHELASPQRVLRAMKAALSPTGRIAILEFRKEDPEVPIRAEHKMSVAQATQEFGAEGLVLDRRVDSLPWQHLLLFRAR, encoded by the coding sequence ATGACGCGTGCGCGTGTCCGTTCCCTGGGGTCCGCGATGGTGGCGTTCCTCGCGGCGGGTGTCCTGCTGGCTGGACAAGCGGGGACGCCTCATCCCGTGTCCGGACGGATCATCGCCGGCGTGATGGGCCACGAAGGGGCGCCGTGGCTCGATCGACCCGAGCGCGAGGCGGAGGAACGTCCCAGCCTGGCCATCAAGGCCCTGCAACTGCGGCCAGGCATGGTGGTGGCCGACTTCGGCGCGGGCTCCGGCTATTACACGGAGCGGCTCGCCCGGGCCGTCGGCCCGACCGGCAAGGTGCTCGCCGTCGACCTGCAGCCGGAGATGCTGGAGATGGTCGGGCGCCGCGCGAAGAAGGCGGGCCTGACCAACATCGAGCTGGTGCGCAGCACTCCCGAGGACCCGCGCCTGCCGGCCGGCGGCGTCGACCTGATCCTCATGGTGGACGTGTACCACGAGCTCGCCTCCCCCCAGCGCGTGCTGCGCGCCATGAAGGCCGCCCTGTCACCCACCGGCCGCATCGCGATCCTCGAGTTCCGCAAGGAAGACCCGGAGGTGCCGATCCGGGCCGAGCACAAGATGAGCGTGGCGCAGGCCACCCAGGAGTTCGGCGCCGAGGGCCTCGTCCTCGACCGGCGCGTGGACTCCCTGCCCTGGCAGCACCTGTTGTTGTTCCGGGCACGGTAG